A single Natrinema pellirubrum DSM 15624 DNA region contains:
- a CDS encoding helix-turn-helix domain-containing protein has translation MRKPGDWMQLPTDERVLEVLHSSGLILSPAVIGKNIDKSREQVNRRLSVLVEYGLVTRVERGYYEIATPGVRYLEGELDADDLESDSE, from the coding sequence ATGCGAAAACCCGGTGATTGGATGCAGTTACCGACTGACGAGCGGGTTCTCGAAGTACTCCACTCGTCAGGACTCATCCTCTCGCCAGCTGTCATAGGAAAGAACATCGACAAGAGTCGCGAACAGGTCAATCGCCGTCTCTCTGTCCTCGTCGAGTACGGACTCGTCACTCGAGTCGAGCGCGGCTACTACGAAATCGCTACGCCCGGCGTGCGGTATCTCGAGGGGGAACTCGATGCCGACGATCTCGAATCCGATAGCGAATAG
- a CDS encoding HVO_A0114 family putative DNA-binding protein produces MPTTNVLLVTIGDGDGLYEEGLEAIRTLRGGESVDRPATVTFANERQLSDVFNERTYTLLRVIRDEHPDSIRETARVVGRDVKNVHEELTTLEALGIIRFDDDGQSKRPVFPYDDLIISPFAHDGGDSAPATP; encoded by the coding sequence ATGCCCACCACAAACGTACTCCTGGTCACGATCGGGGACGGCGACGGACTGTACGAGGAGGGCCTCGAGGCGATTCGAACGCTGCGGGGCGGCGAGTCCGTCGACCGACCGGCGACGGTAACGTTCGCGAACGAGCGACAGCTAAGCGACGTGTTCAACGAGCGAACGTACACGCTGCTTCGCGTGATCCGCGACGAACACCCCGATAGCATCCGCGAGACGGCCCGGGTCGTCGGTCGCGACGTAAAGAACGTCCACGAGGAGTTGACGACCCTCGAGGCGCTGGGGATCATCCGGTTCGACGACGACGGCCAGTCGAAGCGGCCGGTCTTTCCCTACGACGACCTCATCATCAGTCCCTTCGCGCACGACGGCGGTGATTCCGCCCCCGCTACTCCCTAA